A stretch of Prunus dulcis chromosome 6, ALMONDv2, whole genome shotgun sequence DNA encodes these proteins:
- the LOC117630273 gene encoding NDR1/HIN1-like protein 1, translated as MSEKIASVNVGCISSRKLKWFAWGTGGLIVFIGLLVFVVFLVLHPSKPSFNLEDVTVYQFNVSKALPYAITIIMQVTLSSRNPNSRIGVEYQPLHVYATYRDQQITMAYLLPPTYQGHKEPVVWSPPLTGYDMPISPYSQQSLDQDWHTGVVLMNIKLQGDVKWKVGTWISPNYHLYVHCPANIRFGDLNNGGSNLIKGQPVDHCDVEIAS; from the coding sequence ATGAGTGAAAAGATAGCCAGCGTCAACGTCGGCTGCATTAGCAGCAGGAAACTAAAGTGGTTCGCATGGGGCACCGGTGGCCTTATTGTCTTTATTGGCCTCCTAGTGTTTGTTGTGTTCCTCGTTCTCCACCCCTCCAAGCCAAGCTTCAACCTCGAAGACGTCACCGTTTATCAGTTCAACGTCTCCAAGGCACTGCCCTAcgccatcaccatcatcatgcAGGTCACACTGTCCTCTAGAAACCCTAATTCTCGGATAGGCGTAGAGTACCAGCCTCTCCACGTCTACGCCACATATCGAGACCAGCAGATAACAATGGCTTATCTCTTGCCTCCTACGTACCAAGGGCACAAGGAACCTGTGGTGTGGTCACCTCCTTTGACTGGCTACGACATGCCGATTTCTCCATATTCACAGCAGTCTTTGGATCAAGATTGGCATACTGGGGTTGTCCTGATGAATATCAAGCTTCAAGGGGACGTGAAGTGGAAAGTAGGGACTTGGATTTCGCCCAATTATCACTTGTACGTGCATTGCCCGGCGAATATCAGGTTTGGGGATTTGAACAACGGTGGTTCAAACCTCATCAAGGGTCAGCCGGTGGATCATTGCGATGTGGAGATtgcttcttaa
- the LOC117631712 gene encoding probable aldo-keto reductase 1: MAEDNTVEIPRVKLGNQGLEVSKLGFGCMGLTGVYNSPVADEDGISIIKDAFSKGITFFDTSDVYGPHLNEVLVGKALKLLPREKIQLATKFGITGTVDPPTIVIKGTPEYVRSACEASLKRLGVDYIDLYYQHRVDTSVPIEETIGELKKLVEGGKVKYIGLSEASPDTIRRAHAVHPITALQMEWSLWTRDIEEEIVPLCRELGIGIVPYSPLGRGFFGGKAVLESVPANSFLASNPRFIGENLEKNKNIYNRIESLAKKHQSSPAQLALAWVLHQGDDVVPIPGTTKIKNLDANIGSLRVKLGEEDLKEVSDAVPINQVAGDRTYSGMTHLQWNFANTPPKV; encoded by the exons ATGGCTGAAGATAACACAGTCGAAATTCCTAGAGTTAAATTGGGAAATCAAGGACTTGAG GTCTCAAAATTGGGGTTTGGGTGCATGGGCCTGACTGGAGTCTACAACTCTCCTGTCGCTGATGAGGATGGAATCTCGATAATCAAAGATGCTTTCAGTAAAGGAATCACTTTCTTTGACACATCTGATGTATATGGACCTCATTTGAATGAGGTTCTTGTTGGGAAG GCCTTGAAGCTGTTGCCAAgagaaaaaattcaattagCCACAAAGTTTGGCATTACCGGAACCGTTGACCCTCCTACTATTGTAATCAAGGGTACTCCTGAGTATGTCCGTTCAGCCTGCGAAGCTAGCTTGAAGCGTCTTGGTGTGGATTACATTGATCTGTATTACCAACATCGGGTGGACACTTCAGTGCCTATAGAGGAAACT ATTGGTGAGCTGAAGAAACTGGTGGAAGGAGGGAAAGTAAAGTACATCGGTTTATCAGAAGCTAGCCCGGACACAATAAGGAGGGCACATGCAGTTCATCCCATCACAGCTTTACAAATGGAGTGGTCTCTCTGGACTCGTGATATTGAGGAAGAGATTGTTCCACTTTGCAG GGAGCTTGGCATAGGTATAGTTCCATATAGTCCTCTTGGTCGTGGGTTTTTTGGTGGCAAAGCAGTTTTGGAAAGTGTACCTGCAAATAGCTTCTTG GCCTCAAATCCTCGGTTCATAGGCGAGAACTTggagaagaacaagaacatTTACAATCGAATAGAAAGCCTTGCAAAAAAGCACCAATCATCTCCTGCTCAACTAGCACTAGCATGGGTTCTCCACCAAGGAGATGATGTTGTGCCCATCCCAG GGACAACAAAGATTAAGAACCTGGATGCAAACATTGGCTCCTTGAGGGTGAAACTTGGAGAAGAGGACCTGAAAGAAGTTTCTGATGCTGTCCCAATCAACCAAGTCGCTGGTGATAGAACTTACTCGGGCATGACGCATTTGCAATGGAACTTTGCCAACACTCCTCCAAAAGTCTAA